In Candidatus Eisenbacteria bacterium, one genomic interval encodes:
- a CDS encoding ABC transporter ATP-binding protein has product MISLRHVTKTYRQGDVDVKALAGVSLDLEAGAFVTIVGPSGSGKSTLLHLMGGLDLPTSGEVIIEGTPISRMTDDEVTIFRRRSIGFVFQFFNLMPTLSAEENVSLPLLLDGKRARDVQARVVAALDAVGLSHRRTHRPDELSGGEMQRVAIARALVIEPKLILADEPTGNLDSATGDAILGLIQAANRERGATVVMVTHDAKAAAYGTRMVSMRDGAVVSAG; this is encoded by the coding sequence ATGATCTCCCTGCGCCACGTCACCAAGACGTACCGGCAAGGCGACGTCGACGTGAAGGCGCTCGCGGGCGTTTCGCTCGATCTCGAAGCGGGGGCGTTCGTCACCATCGTGGGGCCGTCCGGGTCCGGCAAGAGCACCCTGCTGCACCTGATGGGCGGGCTCGATCTTCCGACCTCGGGCGAGGTCATCATCGAGGGGACCCCCATTTCGCGCATGACCGACGACGAGGTCACGATCTTTCGGCGGCGCTCGATCGGCTTCGTCTTCCAGTTCTTCAACCTGATGCCGACGCTGAGCGCGGAAGAGAACGTCTCGCTGCCCCTGCTGCTGGACGGCAAGCGCGCGCGCGACGTGCAGGCGCGCGTGGTCGCGGCGCTGGATGCCGTCGGGCTGTCGCACCGCCGTACGCATCGACCCGACGAGCTGTCCGGCGGCGAGATGCAGCGGGTGGCGATCGCCCGCGCCCTCGTGATCGAGCCCAAGCTGATCCTCGCCGACGAGCCGACCGGGAACCTCGATTCCGCCACCGGCGACGCGATCCTCGGCCTCATCCAGGCCGCCAACCGGGAGCGCGGCGCCACGGTGGTCATGGTGACCCACGACGCGAAGGCGGCGGCGTACGGGACGCGGATGGTGTCGATGCGCGATGGAGCGGTGGTGAGTGCCGGCTAG
- a CDS encoding DUF3089 domain-containing protein yields the protein MMRALALAVVLFAGTSALLAATTDELLQGKAIVLKDGKSPKQRAATIRSEDTALTLGRGNDSPDDPTQQGGSLRIVSVMGDVFDQTYPLPKDGWHYLGKAGQNKGYRFKLGSAAPVKSVVVKAGKLVQVVAKGSKLGHSLASDPNPVQVILALGEQQLCLGFGGTASFKAGKKFTAGDSPAPISCPLPYADDSMWLCRPDKAANLCLVDLDATSVHPDLSTTVEAHVGAADQPYDCFYIYPTVDLSPTPGNHVDFSDTSLELDPLLTQAARLNDSCRIFAPLYRQVTFGTFGSPDAVKFAAIAYADAEAAFRRYLAKDNGGRNVVLLGHSQGTFVMTQIMQNLVDASPELRSRLIVALLIGGSVTVPDGQVVGGSFQNLPLCTSDAQTGCVIAYRSYAEGFPPANGSNTVGPAGMDTACTNPAALGGGEGRFAKTYFPNVLHQPIFQVAPPPPFPTPFTLFEDFYAGECVKDAAGRSYLEIRVRPDPGDMRTDPISYTHPALSPSLLGTHILDYSWALGDLIRLVQTKAAAMP from the coding sequence ATGATGCGGGCGCTCGCGCTCGCCGTCGTCTTGTTCGCCGGCACGAGCGCCCTGCTCGCCGCCACGACCGACGAGCTGCTCCAGGGCAAGGCGATCGTCCTGAAGGACGGGAAGAGCCCCAAGCAGCGCGCTGCGACGATCCGCTCGGAAGATACCGCGCTGACGCTCGGCCGCGGCAACGACAGCCCGGACGATCCCACCCAGCAGGGCGGCAGCCTGCGCATCGTTTCGGTCATGGGCGACGTCTTCGACCAGACGTACCCGCTGCCGAAGGACGGCTGGCACTATCTCGGCAAGGCCGGCCAGAACAAAGGATACCGCTTCAAGCTCGGCTCCGCGGCGCCGGTGAAATCCGTGGTCGTGAAGGCCGGGAAGCTCGTCCAGGTGGTCGCCAAGGGATCGAAGCTCGGGCACTCGCTCGCCAGCGATCCGAACCCCGTGCAGGTGATCCTCGCGCTCGGCGAGCAGCAGCTGTGCCTCGGCTTCGGCGGCACCGCGTCGTTCAAGGCGGGCAAGAAGTTCACCGCGGGCGACTCGCCCGCCCCGATCTCCTGTCCCCTTCCCTACGCGGACGACTCGATGTGGCTCTGCCGGCCCGACAAGGCGGCGAACCTCTGCCTGGTGGATCTCGACGCGACGTCGGTGCATCCCGATCTCTCGACCACCGTCGAAGCGCACGTGGGAGCCGCCGATCAGCCGTACGACTGCTTCTACATCTATCCGACGGTCGACCTCTCCCCGACGCCCGGCAACCACGTCGACTTCAGCGACACGTCGCTCGAGCTGGATCCCCTGCTCACGCAAGCGGCGCGCCTGAACGACTCGTGCCGCATCTTCGCGCCGCTCTACCGGCAGGTGACGTTCGGCACGTTCGGCTCGCCCGATGCCGTGAAGTTCGCCGCCATCGCCTACGCCGACGCCGAGGCGGCCTTCCGCCGTTACCTCGCCAAGGACAATGGCGGTCGCAACGTCGTTCTCCTGGGCCACTCGCAGGGGACGTTCGTGATGACGCAGATCATGCAGAACCTGGTCGACGCGTCGCCGGAGCTGCGCTCGCGCCTGATCGTCGCGCTGCTGATCGGCGGCAGTGTGACGGTGCCGGACGGCCAGGTGGTCGGCGGCTCGTTCCAGAACCTCCCCCTGTGCACGAGCGACGCGCAGACGGGCTGCGTGATCGCGTACCGGTCGTACGCGGAGGGCTTCCCGCCGGCGAACGGCTCGAACACCGTCGGGCCCGCAGGCATGGACACCGCGTGCACGAATCCCGCGGCGCTCGGCGGCGGCGAGGGACGCTTTGCGAAGACGTACTTCCCGAACGTCCTCCATCAGCCGATCTTCCAGGTCGCGCCTCCGCCGCCGTTCCCCACGCCCTTCACGCTCTTCGAGGACTTCTACGCTGGCGAGTGCGTGAAGGACGCCGCGGGGCGGAGCTACCTCGAGATCCGCGTGCGACCCGACCCGGGCGACATGCGCACCGATCCGATCTCGTACACGCACCCGGCGCTCTCGCCGTCGCTCCTGGGCACCCACATCCTGGACTACAGCTGGGCGCTCGGCGATTTGATCCGGCTCGTCCAGACCAAAGCCGCCGCGATGCCCTAG
- a CDS encoding acyl-CoA dehydrogenase family protein, with amino-acid sequence MDFGLSEEQTLLQDSIRRYLEGECPTTRVRAIMESATGHDPTLWRGLAEMGIPGLVVPPAYGGSGMELLDAALAAEVLGWCCTPGPFLGSAMATIALVESASTEACRRWLPGIASGDALVTFALGEGLGEWDAARLTSKVVDGKLTGEKPLVPYGEVADAIVVASQDADGPGLWVVERGAPGLSSTPLRVFDMTRRVSMIGFHETPAAKIASGRHAIDRARDAGLVLVAADAFGGAARCVDMTVKYSLTREQFGQPIGAFQGVKHQLADLACDLEPSRSLWWYAAHAFDHITDKSERHAAIAKAHLTDLYDRVTRYAIELHGGIGFTWEFDLHLWWRRAVFDRAFLGEAAYHRERAAVLAGWSG; translated from the coding sequence ATGGACTTCGGACTTTCCGAGGAGCAGACCCTCCTCCAGGACTCGATTCGTCGTTACCTCGAGGGCGAGTGCCCGACGACGCGCGTGCGCGCCATCATGGAGAGCGCGACCGGCCACGATCCGACGCTGTGGCGTGGGCTCGCCGAGATGGGCATTCCCGGCCTCGTCGTCCCGCCGGCCTACGGCGGGTCGGGCATGGAGCTGCTCGACGCCGCGCTCGCGGCCGAGGTGCTCGGCTGGTGCTGTACGCCCGGACCGTTCCTCGGCTCGGCGATGGCGACGATCGCCCTCGTCGAGAGCGCCTCGACCGAGGCGTGCCGGCGCTGGCTGCCGGGCATCGCGTCGGGTGACGCGCTGGTCACGTTCGCGCTCGGCGAGGGCCTCGGCGAGTGGGACGCGGCGCGGCTCACCTCGAAGGTGGTCGACGGGAAGCTCACGGGCGAGAAGCCGCTCGTGCCGTATGGCGAGGTCGCCGACGCCATCGTGGTGGCGTCGCAGGATGCCGACGGACCGGGGCTGTGGGTCGTCGAGCGGGGCGCGCCGGGCCTCTCGTCGACGCCGCTGCGGGTCTTCGACATGACCCGGCGCGTGAGCATGATCGGGTTCCACGAGACGCCGGCCGCGAAGATCGCGTCAGGTCGTCATGCGATCGACCGCGCACGCGACGCCGGCCTCGTCCTCGTCGCCGCCGACGCGTTCGGCGGCGCCGCGCGCTGCGTCGACATGACCGTCAAGTACTCGCTCACGCGCGAGCAGTTCGGGCAGCCGATCGGCGCCTTCCAGGGCGTGAAGCACCAGCTCGCCGACCTCGCGTGCGACCTCGAGCCGTCGCGCTCGCTGTGGTGGTACGCGGCACACGCCTTCGACCACATCACCGACAAGAGCGAGCGGCACGCGGCGATCGCCAAGGCGCACCTGACGGACCTCTACGACCGCGTGACGCGCTACGCGATCGAGCTCCATGGCGGCATCGGCTTCACGTGGGAGTTCGACCTGCACCTGTGGTGGCGCCGCGCCGTCTTCGATCGCGCGTTCCTCGGCGAGGCGGCGTATCATCGCGAGCGGGCGGCCGTGCTCGCGGGATGGAGCGGATGA
- a CDS encoding acyl-CoA dehydrogenase family protein, protein MNLSFSPEYETFREEVRRFLREHWTDEDKAAAPAPEPNTVAASMGATVRTDERATRFREKAIARGYLYRHIPKRYGGSEQPADPLKATIVAEEFRRHDAPFEIMGQGPSMLAPTLIDKGTEEQKQKFVRDTLLGKIKWCQGYSEPGAGSDLASLRTKGELEGDHWVVNGQKIWTSNAAEADWMFALVRTEPEAPKHDGITYMLIDMKTPGIEVRPLRQMTGEADFNEVFFENVRVPKDSIVGERGQGWYVSRSTLKHERALIGNATFARRTFDGVVMMAQAVEIRGRRAMDDPVFRGRLVELEARLLAAEYNGHRLLTAGARGLDPGLAGMVPKLHSTTLAYDIAKLAMDLMSDRGCLAPGEPNAPAMGMFGTAYMWYFGMALGGGAPNIQRNVIAERGLGMPRDQRK, encoded by the coding sequence GTGAATCTCAGCTTCAGCCCCGAATACGAGACGTTCCGCGAAGAGGTCCGCAGGTTCCTGCGCGAGCACTGGACGGACGAGGACAAGGCCGCGGCGCCGGCGCCCGAGCCGAACACCGTCGCGGCGTCGATGGGCGCTACGGTGCGCACCGACGAGCGCGCCACGCGCTTTCGCGAGAAGGCGATCGCGCGCGGCTACCTCTACCGCCACATCCCGAAGCGCTACGGCGGCAGCGAGCAGCCCGCCGACCCACTCAAGGCCACGATCGTCGCCGAGGAGTTCCGCCGCCACGACGCCCCGTTCGAGATCATGGGTCAGGGTCCGTCGATGCTGGCGCCGACCCTCATCGACAAGGGCACGGAGGAGCAGAAGCAGAAGTTCGTGCGCGACACCCTGCTCGGCAAGATCAAGTGGTGTCAGGGCTACAGCGAGCCGGGCGCGGGCAGCGACCTCGCCTCGCTGCGCACCAAGGGCGAGCTCGAAGGCGACCACTGGGTCGTGAACGGCCAGAAGATCTGGACATCCAACGCGGCCGAGGCCGACTGGATGTTCGCGCTCGTCCGCACCGAGCCCGAGGCGCCCAAGCACGACGGCATCACGTACATGCTGATCGACATGAAGACGCCGGGCATCGAGGTGCGGCCGCTGCGGCAGATGACCGGCGAGGCCGACTTCAACGAGGTCTTCTTCGAGAACGTGCGTGTGCCGAAGGATTCGATCGTCGGCGAGCGGGGCCAGGGCTGGTACGTGTCGCGCTCGACGCTGAAGCACGAGCGCGCGCTCATCGGCAACGCGACGTTCGCACGCCGCACCTTCGACGGCGTCGTCATGATGGCGCAGGCGGTCGAGATCCGCGGCCGCCGCGCGATGGACGACCCGGTCTTCCGGGGCCGGCTGGTCGAGCTCGAGGCGCGCCTGCTCGCGGCCGAGTACAACGGCCATCGCCTGCTCACCGCGGGCGCGCGCGGCCTCGATCCGGGGCTCGCCGGAATGGTGCCGAAGCTGCACTCGACGACGCTCGCGTACGACATCGCGAAGCTCGCCATGGATCTCATGAGCGATCGCGGCTGCCTCGCCCCCGGCGAGCCGAACGCGCCGGCCATGGGCATGTTCGGCACCGCCTACATGTGGTACTTCGGCATGGCCCTCGGCGGCGGTGCCCCGAACATTCAGCGCAACGTGATCGCCGAGCGCGGCCTCGGCATGCCGCGCGACCAGCGGAAGTAG
- a CDS encoding SGNH/GDSL hydrolase family protein: MRRIGRVLGMVALVLFVAEGALRLAPRRPKIFVELAKYLEILTYTGAPYPMHLAGFRGEIDGVRWRTNDIGLRDRTFARAKPAGTLRVLALGDSITLGWGVEQDEMFTKGLERLLTERRGAPVEVITAAVGGWNTVHELAFVEREGLAFDPDVLLLVYVVNDNEVVTPWTEAERKTSQQRLVTMLVTNSRVGELAVGAYRWLVPPPARQPRPRELAKDPFSEADRGWMASRAALERMQAIADARRIAFAIVVCDVDDGPAERATVAALERFGREHHVPVESTYHWFDGRNRVQLKLGLLDPHPTAAAHAIMAERLAEFLGRVVPGLGNSGQGS, from the coding sequence ATGCGCAGGATCGGTCGCGTCCTCGGGATGGTCGCGCTGGTGCTTTTCGTCGCCGAGGGCGCGCTGCGGCTCGCGCCGCGCCGCCCGAAGATCTTCGTCGAGCTCGCGAAATACCTCGAGATCCTCACCTACACGGGAGCGCCGTATCCGATGCATCTCGCCGGGTTCCGCGGCGAGATCGACGGGGTGCGCTGGCGGACGAACGACATCGGGCTCCGGGATCGGACGTTCGCGCGCGCGAAGCCCGCAGGGACGCTGCGCGTGCTGGCGCTCGGCGACTCCATCACCCTCGGCTGGGGCGTCGAGCAAGACGAGATGTTCACGAAGGGGCTCGAGCGACTTCTGACGGAGCGGCGCGGGGCGCCGGTCGAGGTGATCACGGCGGCGGTCGGCGGCTGGAACACCGTGCACGAGCTCGCATTCGTGGAGCGCGAGGGCCTCGCGTTCGATCCCGACGTGCTGCTGCTGGTCTACGTCGTGAACGACAACGAGGTGGTGACGCCGTGGACGGAGGCCGAGCGCAAGACGTCGCAGCAGCGGCTCGTGACGATGCTCGTGACGAACAGCCGCGTGGGCGAGCTCGCCGTGGGCGCCTACCGCTGGCTCGTTCCCCCGCCCGCGCGGCAGCCGCGTCCGCGGGAGCTGGCGAAGGACCCCTTCTCCGAGGCCGATCGCGGCTGGATGGCGAGCCGCGCCGCCCTGGAGCGCATGCAGGCGATCGCCGACGCCCGGCGGATCGCGTTCGCGATCGTCGTCTGCGACGTCGACGACGGCCCGGCCGAGCGCGCCACGGTCGCCGCGCTCGAGCGCTTCGGCCGCGAGCACCACGTCCCGGTCGAGTCGACGTACCACTGGTTCGACGGCCGGAACCGCGTGCAGCTGAAGCTGGGGCTGCTCGATCCCCACCCGACGGCGGCCGCGCACGCGATCATGGCCGAGCGCCTGGCGGAGTTTCTCGGGCGGGTCGTGCCCGGGCTCGGAAATTCCGGCCAAGGTAGTTGA
- a CDS encoding sodium:proton antiporter produces MPSPIVHGAPVADLGSLLPVWSALPFAGILLSIALFPLLAPHFWHHHFPKVSAGWALLFALPFVLRFGGNAVHELLHVAIVDYVPFLILISALFTIGGGIHVAGSLRGTPSTNAVLMLIGTAIASLVGTTGAAMIMIRPLLKANRARHHRSHTVVFFIFLVANIGGGLTPLGDPPLFLGFLHGVPFFWTLGLWKGVLFTAALVLATYMAHELYYWSREPEEIRAPSAAAAEPIRMEGATNLVFLAGVIGAVVASGLWQGNEIAILGVHQTTGNLLRDGVLVAMLGLSWLATPQTVRAANDFSWGPIREVAILFAGIFVTIIPAMAMLRVGEEGGMAFVVRAVREPAHFFWASGILSSFLDNAPTYLAFLSTALGRLFPGVPESEAVARLIQEHPLFLAAVSSGSVFMGANTYIGNAPNFMVKSIAEEAGVPMPSFFGYIFRYSLPFLVTTFLVVTWVFFE; encoded by the coding sequence TTGCCGTCGCCCATCGTGCATGGTGCGCCGGTCGCCGACCTGGGATCCCTCCTGCCCGTCTGGAGCGCTCTGCCGTTCGCGGGAATCCTCCTGTCGATCGCGCTCTTCCCGCTGCTCGCGCCGCACTTCTGGCACCATCACTTCCCGAAGGTGTCGGCGGGATGGGCGCTCCTCTTCGCGCTCCCATTCGTGCTGCGCTTCGGCGGCAACGCGGTGCACGAGCTGCTCCACGTCGCGATCGTCGACTACGTCCCGTTCCTGATCCTCATCTCGGCGCTGTTCACGATTGGCGGCGGTATCCATGTCGCGGGTTCGCTGCGCGGCACGCCGTCGACGAACGCCGTCCTCATGCTGATCGGGACGGCGATCGCCTCGCTGGTCGGGACGACGGGCGCGGCCATGATCATGATCCGGCCGCTTCTCAAGGCGAATCGTGCGCGCCACCATCGCTCGCACACGGTCGTCTTCTTCATCTTCCTGGTCGCCAACATCGGCGGTGGGCTGACGCCGCTCGGCGATCCGCCGCTCTTCCTAGGGTTCCTGCACGGCGTGCCCTTCTTCTGGACGCTCGGCCTCTGGAAGGGAGTTCTCTTCACCGCCGCGCTCGTGCTCGCCACCTACATGGCGCACGAGCTCTACTACTGGAGCCGCGAGCCCGAGGAGATCCGCGCACCGTCGGCGGCTGCGGCCGAGCCCATTCGCATGGAAGGTGCGACGAACCTCGTCTTTCTCGCCGGCGTGATCGGCGCGGTGGTCGCGTCCGGCCTGTGGCAGGGCAACGAGATCGCGATCCTCGGCGTGCACCAGACGACCGGGAATCTCCTGCGCGACGGCGTCCTGGTCGCGATGCTCGGCCTCTCATGGCTCGCGACACCGCAGACGGTTCGCGCCGCCAACGACTTCTCCTGGGGGCCGATCCGCGAGGTGGCGATCCTGTTCGCCGGCATCTTCGTGACGATCATCCCGGCCATGGCGATGCTGCGCGTGGGCGAGGAGGGCGGGATGGCCTTCGTGGTCCGCGCGGTGCGCGAACCCGCCCACTTCTTCTGGGCGAGCGGCATCCTGTCGTCGTTCCTCGACAACGCGCCCACCTACCTCGCGTTCCTCTCGACGGCCCTCGGGCGGCTCTTCCCGGGCGTCCCCGAGAGCGAGGCGGTCGCGCGGCTCATCCAGGAGCATCCGCTGTTCCTCGCCGCGGTGTCGAGCGGCTCGGTGTTCATGGGGGCGAACACGTACATCGGCAACGCGCCCAACTTCATGGTGAAGTCGATCGCCGAGGAAGCCGGGGTGCCCATGCCCTCGTTCTTCGGCTACATCTTCCGGTACAGCCTGCCCTTCCTGGTGACGACGTTCCTCGTCGTCACGTGGGTCTTCTTCGAGTGA
- a CDS encoding nuclear transport factor 2 family protein: MSQLTVQDRLDIQELMAVYSRAIDFGRWEELPDLFTDDCTLDFGKVMGTHQGKDAVRAFANMLKGAGLTMRHYVTNCIITGGGDRAEATTYVLAFTGQKGSLTPTTGRYEDRLRKQGGRWLLQERRGIIELGA, from the coding sequence ATGAGCCAGCTCACCGTGCAGGACCGTCTCGACATCCAGGAGCTGATGGCCGTCTACAGCCGCGCGATCGATTTCGGTCGCTGGGAAGAGCTCCCCGACCTCTTCACCGACGACTGCACCCTCGACTTCGGCAAGGTCATGGGCACGCACCAGGGCAAAGACGCCGTGCGCGCCTTCGCGAACATGTTGAAGGGCGCCGGCCTCACGATGCGCCACTACGTCACCAACTGCATCATCACCGGCGGCGGGGATCGAGCCGAAGCGACGACCTACGTGCTCGCCTTCACGGGCCAGAAGGGCAGCCTCACGCCGACGACCGGACGCTACGAGGATCGGCTGCGCAAACAGGGCGGTCGCTGGCTCCTGCAGGAGCGGCGCGGGATCATCGAGCTGGGCGCGTAG
- a CDS encoding bifunctional aldolase/short-chain dehydrogenase — MDSRWSDKEAAEYVDRLAPRWGEEMALRVYTSRLIGRDPDLVMHGGGNTSLKGTVRTLVGDQTEALFVKGSGWDLDAIEPPGLPGVDLGHLRRLRALAELSDEEMVNQLRTHLFDAGAPNPSVETLLHAFLPHKFIDHTHADIALVVTNQPAAENEALAREAFGAGWAVVPYIMPGFALAKLAAEVFEKNSKVEGLVLLNHGLFTFADDARTAYERMIAGVDRAEKFVGKRRKDASHVTVPVGVDLAKAEGAAARLAPILRAALAEPTGNGDQPWRRWVLEYRVTEGTLCTLAREDAAELSIRGPLTPDHVIRTKGPHLYLRDLPLGEDDRLRERVAEAVTTYRAAYGAYFDAQKGRARTKVTKLDATPRVILVPGIGIFSVGRTKADARIAADIADHTIVAKALANDVGRYTALSDGDLFDMEYWVLEQAKLGKAKDPVLAGQVALVTGAVGAIGFGICKQLVAAGAHVVLSDLDQTKLDAAVKELDPKGKGLAAAVVMDVTSEASVAAGFAQAARLYGGVDIVVLNAGVAHVSKIEATDPGAFRRVIDVNLVGYFLCLREGAQLLRRQGTGGHVIVNSSKNVFAPGADFGTYSASKAGAHQLGKVAALELAGAGIRVNMINADAVFGDASRPSGLWQEVGPARAKSRGLDPGELQDFYRQRNLLKTLILPEHVGNAVVFLASNQTPTTGATIPVDGGVLEAFPR, encoded by the coding sequence ATGGACAGCCGTTGGTCCGACAAGGAAGCCGCCGAGTACGTGGATCGCCTCGCCCCCAGGTGGGGCGAGGAGATGGCGCTGCGAGTCTACACCTCGCGCCTGATCGGCCGCGACCCCGATCTCGTGATGCACGGGGGCGGCAACACGTCGCTCAAGGGGACGGTGAGGACGCTCGTCGGCGACCAGACCGAGGCGCTTTTCGTCAAGGGCAGCGGCTGGGACCTCGACGCCATCGAGCCGCCGGGGCTCCCCGGCGTCGACCTCGGGCACCTGCGCCGCCTGCGCGCGCTCGCGGAGCTCTCCGACGAGGAGATGGTGAACCAGCTCCGCACGCACCTCTTCGACGCCGGCGCCCCGAATCCGTCGGTCGAGACGCTGCTGCACGCCTTCCTCCCGCACAAGTTCATCGATCACACGCACGCCGACATCGCGCTCGTGGTGACGAACCAGCCGGCGGCCGAGAACGAGGCGCTCGCGCGCGAGGCGTTCGGTGCCGGCTGGGCGGTGGTGCCGTACATCATGCCGGGCTTCGCGCTCGCGAAGCTCGCGGCCGAGGTGTTCGAGAAGAACTCGAAGGTCGAAGGGCTCGTCCTGCTGAACCACGGCCTCTTCACGTTCGCGGACGACGCGCGCACCGCCTACGAGCGCATGATCGCCGGCGTCGACCGGGCCGAGAAGTTCGTCGGCAAGCGCCGCAAGGACGCGTCGCACGTGACCGTCCCCGTCGGCGTCGACCTCGCGAAGGCCGAGGGCGCGGCGGCGCGCCTCGCCCCCATCCTGCGCGCCGCGCTCGCGGAGCCGACGGGGAACGGCGATCAGCCGTGGCGCCGCTGGGTGCTCGAGTATCGCGTGACCGAAGGCACGCTCTGCACGCTCGCGCGCGAGGACGCCGCGGAGCTGTCGATCCGCGGCCCGCTCACGCCGGACCACGTGATCCGCACCAAGGGCCCGCACCTCTATCTGCGCGACCTCCCGCTGGGCGAGGACGACCGCTTGCGCGAGCGCGTCGCCGAGGCCGTCACGACCTATCGCGCCGCCTACGGGGCCTATTTCGACGCGCAGAAAGGTCGCGCGCGCACGAAGGTGACGAAGCTCGATGCGACGCCCCGCGTGATCCTCGTCCCGGGCATCGGCATCTTCTCCGTCGGTCGTACCAAGGCCGACGCCCGCATCGCCGCCGACATCGCCGACCACACGATCGTCGCCAAGGCGCTCGCGAACGACGTCGGCCGCTACACCGCCCTCTCCGACGGTGATCTCTTCGACATGGAGTACTGGGTCCTCGAGCAGGCGAAGCTCGGCAAGGCGAAGGATCCCGTGCTGGCGGGACAGGTGGCGCTCGTCACCGGCGCCGTCGGCGCGATCGGCTTCGGCATCTGCAAGCAGCTCGTCGCGGCGGGCGCGCACGTGGTGCTCTCGGATCTCGACCAGACGAAGCTCGACGCCGCCGTGAAGGAGCTCGACCCCAAGGGCAAGGGGCTCGCGGCCGCGGTCGTCATGGACGTGACCAGCGAGGCGTCGGTCGCAGCGGGCTTCGCGCAGGCGGCGCGGCTGTACGGCGGCGTCGACATCGTGGTCTTGAACGCCGGTGTCGCGCACGTGAGTAAGATCGAGGCGACCGATCCGGGCGCCTTCCGCCGCGTGATCGACGTGAATCTCGTCGGCTACTTCCTGTGCCTGCGCGAGGGCGCCCAGCTCCTGCGCCGGCAGGGGACGGGCGGGCACGTGATCGTGAACTCGTCGAAGAACGTGTTCGCGCCCGGCGCCGACTTCGGGACGTACAGCGCGTCCAAGGCCGGCGCCCACCAGCTCGGCAAGGTCGCCGCGCTCGAGCTCGCCGGCGCGGGCATCCGCGTCAACATGATCAACGCCGACGCCGTGTTCGGCGACGCGTCGCGGCCCTCGGGCCTGTGGCAGGAGGTGGGACCGGCGCGCGCGAAGTCACGCGGTCTCGATCCGGGCGAGCTGCAGGACTTCTACCGCCAGCGGAATCTCTTGAAGACCCTCATCCTGCCCGAGCACGTCGGCAACGCGGTCGTGTTCCTCGCCTCGAACCAGACGCCGACGACTGGCGCGACGATCCCAGTCGACGGCGGCGTGCTCGAAGCGTTCCCTCGATAG